The Gadus macrocephalus chromosome 13, ASM3116895v1 genome includes a window with the following:
- the larp4ab gene encoding la-related protein 4 isoform X2 translates to MVTTKGGGLNPNAKVWQEIPAPQNGLPAGGQEEPGWLQPTSPSGEGPEGFSEVAFSDDKGYSTEYSDTSDGVPALAVEGLTNGGAEPLDFGYPLFDAPGGGPADAELVKEEPMSEENLRESLKKQLEFCFSRENLCKDLYLMSQMDSDQFVPVWTLACMEDIKVLTTDSELILEVLKASPMLEVDEAGEKVRPNHKRCIIILREVPETTPVEEVEALFKSDSCPKVISVEFAHNSNWYITFQSDTDAQQAYKYLREEVKMFQGKPIMARIKAISTFFANNGFRSVDSSAFSRSPAASQPAFNSPLYMQPVYSPQQQQYPVYPLVTPSWNQSATPYFETPLAPFPNSGFANSYNGSAPYKGSGSAPAGRTFNRSRLQGKSHPRPGALPALIPGLSRDGGSAPTSPLLPQTPGAAGAPPQEAVVMPSLHMRDLPPGDMGLAGRGRRGGSRGMRRRREDDRTLRPVPLIEVKPPAPKFDLASSSFPPLPGCVVTSTQEEAVPETRLSDVVRGRWGPDKAENKEERREARPPKAPEAAVAPPAVVPAAVAPVPAPATPLIVATPVLSVSQPTKTPPKTKSPPETAEPAPPQELVPVPVPVLVQAQAQAPTESGSPPAAEPVPDKETTCRLPGSPATAPTPTQSLVLESRKLSYAAVCQLPAKELPARPPSPSSSPDPEATQPLRELGVNKAEDPRTPSNQSAGRGAEKPGEAGAPREPLGSYRGVNGPPRASGLKGRERPRAPPPGRRAAPQGGAPRHSGKEQNIPPRSAK, encoded by the exons ATG GTCACCACCAAGGGAGGAGGCCTGAACCCCAACGCTAAAGTGTGGCAGGAGATCCCCGCCCCCCAGAACGGGCTCCCGGCGGGGGGCCAGGAGGAGCCGGGCTGGCTGCAGCCCACCTCGCCCTCAGGAGAGGGGCCTGAAG GTTTCTCTGAGGTGGCGTTCTCTGATGACAAGGGCTACAGCACGGAGTACTCGGACACCTCCGATGGTGTCCCGGCGCTGGCCGTGGAAGGCCTCACCAACGGGGGGGCTGAGCCGCTGGACTTCGGGTACCCCCTGTTCGACGCCCCGGGGGGCGGCCCTGCCGACGCGGAGCTGGTCAAGGAGGAGCCTATGTCTGAGGAGAACCTCAGAGAGTCTCTGAAGAAGCAGCTGGAGTTCTGCTTCTCCAG AGAGAACCTCTGTAAGGACCTGTACCTGATGTCCCAGATGGACAGCGACCAGTTTGTTCCGGTCTGGACCCTGGCCTGCATGGAGGACATCAAGGTGCTCACCACGGACTCTGAGCTCATCCTGGAGGTTCTTAAAG CCTCTCCCATGCTGGAGGTGGACGAGGCCGGAGAGAAGGTCCGACCCAATCACAAGCGCTGTATCATCATCCTGAGGGAGGTGCCGGAGACCACCCCGGTGGAG gaggtggaggctcTGTTCAAGAGTGACAGCTGTCCAAAAGTCATCAGCGTGGAGTTCGCCCACAACAGCAACTGGTACATCACGTTCCAGTCGGACACGGACGCGCAGCAG GCTTACAAATACCTCCGGGAAGAGGTGAAAATGTTCCAGGGAAAACCCATCATG GCTCGCATCAAAGCCATCAGCACGTTCTTCGCCAACAACGGCTTCCGCAGCGTGGACTCGAGCGCGTTCAGCCGGTCCCCCGCGGCCTCGCAGCCGGCCTTCAACTCGCCCCTCTACATGCAGCCGGTGTAcagcccccagcagcagcagtacccCGTCTACCCGCTGGTCACGCCCTCATGGAACCAGTCGGCCACGCCCTACTTCGAGACGCCGCTG GCCCCGTTCCCCAACAGCGGGTTTGCGAACAGCTACAACGGCTCCGCCCCCTACAAAGGGTCCGGCAGCGCCCCCGCGGGTCGGACCTTCAACCGGAGCCG CCTCCAGGGGAAGAGCCACCCCAGGCCGGGGGCCCTGCCCGCTCTGATCCCAGGGCTCTCCAGGGACGGGGGGTCtgcccccaccagccccctgcTCCCCCAGACCCCGGGGGCCGCCGgggcccccccccaggaggcggtggtgatgCCCAGCCTCCACATGAGGGACCTGCCTCCAGGCGACATGGGCCTGGCCGGCCGTGGGAG GCGAGGCGGTTCCAGAGGCATGAGGCGGAGACGGGAGGACGATCGCACTCTG AGGCCGGTCCCGTTGATCGAGGTGAAGCCGCCCGCGCCCAAGTTCGACCTGGCCTCCTCCAGCTTCCCCCCCCTGCCGGGCTGCGTGGTCACCAGCACCCAGGAGGAGGCGGTCCCCGAGACGCGGCTGTCCGACGTGGTGCGCGGCCGCTGGGGGCCCGACAAG GCGGAGaacaaggaggagaggagggaggcccgGCCGCCCAAAGCCCCTGAAGCCGCCGTCGCCCCCCCCGCGGTGGTACCTGCTGCCGTGGCCCCCGTACCGGCCCCCGCCACGCCCCTCATAGTGGCCACGCCCGTCCTGag TGTTTCTCAGCCAACCAAGACGCCCCCCAAAACCAAGAGTCCCCCGGAGACTGCGGAGCCTGCTCCTCCCCAGGAGCtggtccccgtccccgtcccggtcctggtccaggcccaggcccaggcccccaCCGAGTCCGGGTCTCCGCCCGCTGCAGAACCTGTTCCCGACAAAGAGACCACCTGCCGCCTCCCCGGGTCCCCCGCtacagcccccacccccacacagagCCTGGTCCTG GAGTCCAGGAAGCTGAGCTACGCCGCCGTGTGCCAGCTGCCCGCCAAGGAGCTTCCCGCCCGGCCGCCCTCGCCAAGCTCCTCCCCCGACCCCGAGGCCACCCAACCGCTGCGGGAGCTGGGGGTCAACAAGGCGGAGGACCCCCGGACCCCGTCCAACCAGAGCGCCGGACGGGGGGCCGAGAAACCCGGGGAGGCGGGGGCCCCTCGCGAGCCCCTGGGCTCCTACCGCGGGGTCAACGGGCCCCCCAGGGCCTCGGGCCTGAAGGGCCGGGAGCGTCCCCGTGCCCCCCCTCCCGGGAGACGCGCGGCCCCACAGGGGGGGGCCCCCCGACACAGCGGCAAGGAGCAGAACATTCCCCCCCGGTCCGCCAAATAG
- the larp4ab gene encoding la-related protein 4 isoform X1 — protein sequence MTWSRPTQTEMESFHPNEEETENVTTKGGGLNPNAKVWQEIPAPQNGLPAGGQEEPGWLQPTSPSGEGPEGFSEVAFSDDKGYSTEYSDTSDGVPALAVEGLTNGGAEPLDFGYPLFDAPGGGPADAELVKEEPMSEENLRESLKKQLEFCFSRENLCKDLYLMSQMDSDQFVPVWTLACMEDIKVLTTDSELILEVLKASPMLEVDEAGEKVRPNHKRCIIILREVPETTPVEEVEALFKSDSCPKVISVEFAHNSNWYITFQSDTDAQQAYKYLREEVKMFQGKPIMARIKAISTFFANNGFRSVDSSAFSRSPAASQPAFNSPLYMQPVYSPQQQQYPVYPLVTPSWNQSATPYFETPLAPFPNSGFANSYNGSAPYKGSGSAPAGRTFNRSRLQGKSHPRPGALPALIPGLSRDGGSAPTSPLLPQTPGAAGAPPQEAVVMPSLHMRDLPPGDMGLAGRGRRGGSRGMRRRREDDRTLRPVPLIEVKPPAPKFDLASSSFPPLPGCVVTSTQEEAVPETRLSDVVRGRWGPDKAENKEERREARPPKAPEAAVAPPAVVPAAVAPVPAPATPLIVATPVLSVSQPTKTPPKTKSPPETAEPAPPQELVPVPVPVLVQAQAQAPTESGSPPAAEPVPDKETTCRLPGSPATAPTPTQSLVLESRKLSYAAVCQLPAKELPARPPSPSSSPDPEATQPLRELGVNKAEDPRTPSNQSAGRGAEKPGEAGAPREPLGSYRGVNGPPRASGLKGRERPRAPPPGRRAAPQGGAPRHSGKEQNIPPRSAK from the exons ATGACGTGGAGCAGACCAACGCAAACCGAGATGGAGTCATTTCACCCCAACGAAGAGGAAACAGAAAAT GTCACCACCAAGGGAGGAGGCCTGAACCCCAACGCTAAAGTGTGGCAGGAGATCCCCGCCCCCCAGAACGGGCTCCCGGCGGGGGGCCAGGAGGAGCCGGGCTGGCTGCAGCCCACCTCGCCCTCAGGAGAGGGGCCTGAAG GTTTCTCTGAGGTGGCGTTCTCTGATGACAAGGGCTACAGCACGGAGTACTCGGACACCTCCGATGGTGTCCCGGCGCTGGCCGTGGAAGGCCTCACCAACGGGGGGGCTGAGCCGCTGGACTTCGGGTACCCCCTGTTCGACGCCCCGGGGGGCGGCCCTGCCGACGCGGAGCTGGTCAAGGAGGAGCCTATGTCTGAGGAGAACCTCAGAGAGTCTCTGAAGAAGCAGCTGGAGTTCTGCTTCTCCAG AGAGAACCTCTGTAAGGACCTGTACCTGATGTCCCAGATGGACAGCGACCAGTTTGTTCCGGTCTGGACCCTGGCCTGCATGGAGGACATCAAGGTGCTCACCACGGACTCTGAGCTCATCCTGGAGGTTCTTAAAG CCTCTCCCATGCTGGAGGTGGACGAGGCCGGAGAGAAGGTCCGACCCAATCACAAGCGCTGTATCATCATCCTGAGGGAGGTGCCGGAGACCACCCCGGTGGAG gaggtggaggctcTGTTCAAGAGTGACAGCTGTCCAAAAGTCATCAGCGTGGAGTTCGCCCACAACAGCAACTGGTACATCACGTTCCAGTCGGACACGGACGCGCAGCAG GCTTACAAATACCTCCGGGAAGAGGTGAAAATGTTCCAGGGAAAACCCATCATG GCTCGCATCAAAGCCATCAGCACGTTCTTCGCCAACAACGGCTTCCGCAGCGTGGACTCGAGCGCGTTCAGCCGGTCCCCCGCGGCCTCGCAGCCGGCCTTCAACTCGCCCCTCTACATGCAGCCGGTGTAcagcccccagcagcagcagtacccCGTCTACCCGCTGGTCACGCCCTCATGGAACCAGTCGGCCACGCCCTACTTCGAGACGCCGCTG GCCCCGTTCCCCAACAGCGGGTTTGCGAACAGCTACAACGGCTCCGCCCCCTACAAAGGGTCCGGCAGCGCCCCCGCGGGTCGGACCTTCAACCGGAGCCG CCTCCAGGGGAAGAGCCACCCCAGGCCGGGGGCCCTGCCCGCTCTGATCCCAGGGCTCTCCAGGGACGGGGGGTCtgcccccaccagccccctgcTCCCCCAGACCCCGGGGGCCGCCGgggcccccccccaggaggcggtggtgatgCCCAGCCTCCACATGAGGGACCTGCCTCCAGGCGACATGGGCCTGGCCGGCCGTGGGAG GCGAGGCGGTTCCAGAGGCATGAGGCGGAGACGGGAGGACGATCGCACTCTG AGGCCGGTCCCGTTGATCGAGGTGAAGCCGCCCGCGCCCAAGTTCGACCTGGCCTCCTCCAGCTTCCCCCCCCTGCCGGGCTGCGTGGTCACCAGCACCCAGGAGGAGGCGGTCCCCGAGACGCGGCTGTCCGACGTGGTGCGCGGCCGCTGGGGGCCCGACAAG GCGGAGaacaaggaggagaggagggaggcccgGCCGCCCAAAGCCCCTGAAGCCGCCGTCGCCCCCCCCGCGGTGGTACCTGCTGCCGTGGCCCCCGTACCGGCCCCCGCCACGCCCCTCATAGTGGCCACGCCCGTCCTGag TGTTTCTCAGCCAACCAAGACGCCCCCCAAAACCAAGAGTCCCCCGGAGACTGCGGAGCCTGCTCCTCCCCAGGAGCtggtccccgtccccgtcccggtcctggtccaggcccaggcccaggcccccaCCGAGTCCGGGTCTCCGCCCGCTGCAGAACCTGTTCCCGACAAAGAGACCACCTGCCGCCTCCCCGGGTCCCCCGCtacagcccccacccccacacagagCCTGGTCCTG GAGTCCAGGAAGCTGAGCTACGCCGCCGTGTGCCAGCTGCCCGCCAAGGAGCTTCCCGCCCGGCCGCCCTCGCCAAGCTCCTCCCCCGACCCCGAGGCCACCCAACCGCTGCGGGAGCTGGGGGTCAACAAGGCGGAGGACCCCCGGACCCCGTCCAACCAGAGCGCCGGACGGGGGGCCGAGAAACCCGGGGAGGCGGGGGCCCCTCGCGAGCCCCTGGGCTCCTACCGCGGGGTCAACGGGCCCCCCAGGGCCTCGGGCCTGAAGGGCCGGGAGCGTCCCCGTGCCCCCCCTCCCGGGAGACGCGCGGCCCCACAGGGGGGGGCCCCCCGACACAGCGGCAAGGAGCAGAACATTCCCCCCCGGTCCGCCAAATAG
- the pfdn5 gene encoding prefoldin subunit 5, which produces MAVNLTELSLQQLEGLKTQFDQEVEFLTSSIGQLKVVQTKYVEAKDSLNVLNKSNEGKELLVPLTSSMYVPGTLNDVEHVLVDVGTGYYVEKNVDDSKAFFKRKIDFLTKQIEKIQPALQEKHGMKQAVIEVMNIKIQQLQQSQQASQAVAAKA; this is translated from the exons ATGGCGGTCAATCTGACTGAGCTTTCTCTTCAGCAATTGGAAGGACTAAAAACTCAATTTGATCAG GAGGTGGAGTTCCTGACATCATCGATAGGTCAACTCAAAGTGGTGCAGACCAAGTATGTGGAGGCCAAAGATAGTCTTAACGTCCTGAACAAAAGCAATGAAG GAAAAGAACTGCTCGTTCCTCTGACCAGCTCT ATGTATGTCCCGGGAACACTGAACGACGTGGAGCACGTTCTCGTTGATGTGGGGACAGGATACTATGTGGAGAAG AATGTGGACGACTCCAAAGCATTCTTCAAACGCAAAATAGACTTCCTCACAAAGCAGATCGAGAAGATCCAGCCGGCGTTACAGGAGAAGCACGGCATGAAGCAGG CCGTGATCGAGGTTATGAACATCAAGATCCAGCAGCTACAACAGAGCCAGCAGGCCTCACAAGCAGTGGCTGCTAAAGCCTGA